The Halorientalis sp. IM1011 genome window below encodes:
- a CDS encoding L-threonylcarbamoyladenylate synthase: MTDLDDAAAALAAGDLVVYPTETVYGLGADATDADAVERVFEAKGRDRDKPVSLAVPDVETALDYTNPTADERAFMHEFLPGPVTVLVERKDIVPDVLTAGGETVGVRVPDHDLALELLDAFHPITSTSANVSGTGSVRELDALGEPIREAVAVLLDGGRTPGGGSTVVDVEAGEIHRRGPLADEIETWL, encoded by the coding sequence ATGACCGATCTCGACGATGCGGCCGCGGCGCTTGCCGCCGGCGACCTCGTGGTCTACCCCACCGAGACCGTCTACGGCCTCGGCGCTGACGCCACCGACGCCGACGCCGTCGAGCGCGTCTTCGAGGCCAAGGGCCGGGACCGCGACAAGCCGGTCTCACTGGCCGTCCCCGACGTGGAGACCGCCCTCGACTACACTAACCCCACCGCCGACGAACGCGCGTTCATGCACGAGTTCCTCCCCGGCCCCGTCACGGTGCTGGTCGAGCGCAAAGACATCGTCCCGGACGTGCTGACCGCCGGCGGCGAGACGGTCGGCGTCCGCGTCCCCGACCACGACCTCGCCCTGGAACTGCTGGACGCCTTCCACCCGATTACCTCGACCAGTGCCAACGTCAGCGGCACCGGGAGCGTCCGCGAACTGGACGCGCTCGGCGAACCGATCCGCGAAGCCGTCGCCGTCCTGCTAGACGGCGGTCGGACTCCGGGTGGCGGTAGCACCGTCGTCGACGTCGAGGCCGGCGAAATCCACAGGCGCGGGCCGCTGGCCGACGAGATCGAGACGTGGCTCTAA
- the citZ gene encoding citrate synthase: MSDELKKGLEGVLVAESELSYIDGDAGELIYRGYSIDDLAREASYEEVLYLLWHGYLPNSEELAEFTESMSAERELHDDVSSLVRSLAEADENPMAALRTAVSSLSAHDPDADADPQDREANLRKGRRITAKIPTIIAAFTRIRDGEEPVAPREDLDHAENFLYMLNGEEPDDVLAETFDMALVLHADHGLNASTFSSMVISSTLADLHSAIPGGIGALSGSLHGGANQDVMEALLELDESGKEPVEWAKDKLEAGERVPGFGHRVYNVKDPRARILSDKSKALGEAAGSLKWFEYSTSIEDWMNEEKGLAPNVDFYSASTYYQMGIPVDIYTPIFAMSRVGGWIAHVLEQYDDNRLIRPRGRYIGSEDEDFVPVEER, from the coding sequence ATGTCCGACGAGCTCAAGAAAGGGCTTGAGGGAGTCCTGGTCGCCGAGTCGGAGCTGAGTTACATCGACGGTGACGCCGGCGAACTCATCTACCGGGGCTACTCCATCGACGATCTGGCGCGTGAGGCGAGCTACGAGGAAGTGCTGTACCTGCTGTGGCACGGCTACCTCCCGAACAGCGAGGAACTGGCCGAGTTCACCGAGTCCATGAGCGCCGAGCGCGAGCTCCACGACGACGTCAGCTCGCTCGTGCGCTCGCTCGCGGAAGCCGACGAGAACCCGATGGCCGCGCTGCGGACGGCCGTCTCCAGCCTGTCGGCCCACGACCCCGACGCCGACGCCGACCCGCAGGATCGGGAGGCCAACCTCCGGAAGGGACGTCGCATCACCGCCAAGATTCCGACGATCATCGCGGCGTTCACGCGGATCCGCGACGGCGAAGAGCCGGTCGCGCCCCGCGAGGACCTCGACCACGCCGAGAACTTCCTGTACATGCTCAACGGCGAGGAGCCCGACGACGTGCTCGCCGAGACCTTCGACATGGCGCTGGTCCTGCACGCCGACCACGGACTGAACGCCTCCACCTTCTCCTCGATGGTGATCTCCTCGACGCTCGCGGACCTGCACTCGGCCATCCCGGGCGGGATCGGCGCGCTCTCGGGCTCGCTGCACGGCGGTGCGAACCAGGACGTGATGGAGGCCCTGCTCGAACTCGACGAGTCCGGCAAAGAGCCGGTCGAGTGGGCCAAGGACAAGCTGGAAGCCGGCGAGCGCGTCCCCGGCTTCGGCCACCGTGTCTACAACGTCAAGGACCCCCGCGCCCGCATCCTCTCCGATAAGTCCAAGGCCCTCGGCGAGGCCGCCGGCTCGCTGAAGTGGTTCGAGTACTCCACCTCGATCGAGGACTGGATGAACGAGGAGAAGGGTCTAGCCCCGAACGTCGACTTCTACTCGGCGTCGACGTACTACCAGATGGGTATCCCGGTCGACATCTACACGCCCATTTTCGCCATGTCTCGGGTCGGCGGCTGGATCGCTCACGTCCTCGAACAGTACGACGACAACCGGCTGATCCGCCCGCGCGGCCGCTACATCGGCTCCGAGGACGAGGATTTCGTGCCGGTCGAGGAAAGATAG
- a CDS encoding rubrerythrin-like domain-containing protein: MPTPTDPAPCGDGEDLYECRDCGARRWTEDRLTSCPDCDGRVENLTKPRPE; the protein is encoded by the coding sequence ATGCCAACGCCGACGGATCCGGCCCCCTGCGGGGACGGCGAGGATCTCTACGAGTGTCGGGACTGCGGGGCACGCCGCTGGACCGAAGACCGGCTCACCTCGTGTCCGGACTGCGACGGTCGCGTGGAGAACCTCACGAAACCCCGGCCCGAGTGA
- a CDS encoding potassium channel family protein, translated as MAVDDVEYEPVSVKELLAEMKDTAELLIDLSYSAVLLGSDEVAEEVLELEATMDVLQLRARMGLLMAARNPEDAEALAPVLGVVGAAEKVSDAAGDIAKVVLEDIGLPDAMRAALPEAVETVVRAVIVPDSPFADRTLVDINLETETGVRAIAIRREGEWLFNPGPETTLRPDDVVLFRGSEEGIAEVYEDASGRAYVPPEPPEPGIDDLERAVDSIVHMKNMSELAVDLAYGAVLFDSDEVAEEVLELEAEVDALQSRFEAWTLQAASRVDDPVDLRGLVQLASATEVISDAALEISEGVLRGLGTHPVVAEAVRESDEVIVRLTVGPDSALAGTTLGEQMVKTETGMRVIAVRRAGAESERTGREGGSWVISPGPETELRPGDVLIAKGTRSGSDRLADLTGDEPADG; from the coding sequence ATGGCAGTCGACGACGTCGAGTACGAGCCGGTCAGCGTCAAGGAACTGCTGGCCGAGATGAAAGACACCGCGGAACTGCTGATCGACCTCTCGTACTCGGCGGTCCTGCTCGGCTCCGACGAGGTGGCCGAGGAGGTGCTGGAACTGGAGGCCACGATGGACGTACTCCAGTTACGCGCGCGGATGGGGTTACTCATGGCCGCCCGTAACCCCGAAGACGCCGAAGCGCTCGCGCCGGTGCTGGGCGTCGTCGGTGCCGCCGAGAAAGTCTCCGACGCCGCCGGCGACATCGCCAAGGTCGTCCTCGAAGACATCGGCCTCCCCGACGCGATGCGGGCCGCCCTCCCCGAGGCCGTCGAGACCGTCGTGCGGGCCGTGATCGTCCCAGATTCGCCCTTCGCCGACCGGACGCTCGTGGACATCAACCTCGAAACCGAGACGGGCGTGCGCGCGATCGCCATCCGCCGGGAGGGTGAGTGGCTGTTCAATCCCGGCCCCGAGACCACGCTCCGGCCCGACGATGTGGTCCTCTTCCGGGGCTCCGAGGAGGGCATCGCCGAGGTCTACGAGGACGCCAGCGGTCGGGCGTACGTCCCGCCCGAACCCCCGGAACCCGGGATCGACGACCTCGAACGCGCCGTGGACTCCATCGTCCACATGAAGAACATGAGCGAACTCGCCGTCGACCTGGCCTACGGCGCGGTCCTCTTCGACTCCGACGAGGTGGCCGAGGAGGTGCTCGAACTCGAAGCCGAGGTCGACGCCCTCCAGTCACGCTTCGAGGCCTGGACGCTCCAGGCCGCCAGCCGGGTCGACGACCCCGTCGACCTCCGGGGACTCGTCCAGCTCGCCAGTGCGACCGAGGTCATCAGCGACGCCGCCCTGGAGATCAGCGAGGGCGTGTTGCGGGGGCTGGGCACCCACCCCGTCGTCGCCGAAGCAGTCAGAGAATCCGACGAGGTGATCGTCCGGCTGACCGTCGGCCCCGACAGCGCCCTCGCGGGCACCACGTTGGGCGAGCAGATGGTCAAGACCGAGACCGGGATGCGCGTCATCGCGGTCCGGCGCGCCGGTGCCGAGAGCGAGCGCACCGGCCGCGAGGGCGGGAGCTGGGTCATCTCGCCCGGCCCGGAGACCGAACTCCGTCCCGGGGACGTGTTGATCGCCAAGGGGACCCGTTCGGGCAGTGATCGGTTGGCGGATCTCACCGGCGACGAGCCTGCGGACGGCTAG
- a CDS encoding hemolysin family protein codes for MTDSLITGVGVAVVFILLVLSAFFSSSEIAMFSLAAHRVDALVEDGVPGAKTLKNLKADPHRLLVTILVGNNLVNIAMTSITTGLLAIYFDQGVAVAISTFGITALVLLFGESAPKSYAVENTESWALRISRPLKAAERVLWPLIVVFDFLTQQVNRITGGQTAIETSYVTREEIRDIIETGEREGVLDEEEREMLQRTLRFNNTIAKEVMTPRLDVDGISKDATVEEAMEQCVQSGHARLPVYEGSLDNVIGVVHIRDLVRDTNYGGADDEDLELEDLIEPTLHVPESKNVDELLAEMRENRLHMVVVIDEFGTTEGLVTMEDLTEEIVGEILEGEEEEPIEFVGDDTAIVKGEVNIEEVNEALDIDIPEGEEFETIAGFIFNLAGRLVEEGEQIEYDGVEIRVEQVENTRIMKARVTRKHEPDEPEFDEADGETQPETQPE; via the coding sequence ATGACCGACAGTCTCATCACCGGCGTCGGTGTCGCCGTCGTCTTCATCCTGCTCGTGCTGTCGGCGTTTTTCTCCTCCTCGGAGATCGCCATGTTCTCACTGGCGGCCCACCGCGTCGACGCGCTGGTCGAGGACGGCGTCCCCGGCGCGAAGACGCTCAAGAACCTCAAGGCGGACCCGCACCGCCTGCTCGTGACGATCCTCGTCGGGAACAACCTGGTCAACATCGCGATGACCTCGATCACGACCGGGTTGCTGGCGATCTACTTCGATCAGGGCGTCGCCGTCGCCATCTCGACGTTCGGGATCACCGCGCTGGTCCTGCTGTTCGGGGAGAGCGCCCCCAAGAGCTACGCCGTCGAGAACACCGAATCGTGGGCGCTGCGAATTTCCCGCCCGCTGAAGGCCGCCGAACGGGTGCTGTGGCCGCTGATCGTCGTCTTCGACTTCCTGACTCAGCAGGTCAACCGCATCACCGGCGGCCAGACCGCAATCGAGACCTCCTACGTCACCCGCGAGGAGATCCGCGACATCATCGAGACCGGCGAGCGCGAGGGCGTGCTGGACGAGGAAGAGCGGGAGATGCTCCAGCGCACCCTCCGGTTCAACAACACCATCGCCAAGGAGGTGATGACGCCGCGGCTGGACGTCGACGGTATCTCGAAGGACGCGACCGTCGAGGAAGCGATGGAGCAGTGTGTCCAGTCGGGACACGCCCGCCTCCCGGTCTACGAGGGGAGCCTCGACAACGTCATCGGCGTCGTCCACATCCGCGATCTGGTCCGGGACACGAACTACGGCGGGGCCGACGACGAGGACCTCGAACTCGAGGACCTGATCGAGCCGACCCTGCACGTCCCCGAGTCGAAAAACGTCGACGAGTTGCTGGCCGAGATGCGCGAGAACCGCCTGCACATGGTCGTGGTCATCGACGAGTTCGGGACCACCGAGGGTCTCGTGACGATGGAGGACCTCACCGAGGAGATCGTCGGCGAGATCCTCGAAGGCGAGGAGGAGGAACCCATCGAGTTCGTCGGCGACGACACCGCTATCGTCAAAGGGGAGGTCAACATCGAGGAGGTCAACGAGGCCCTCGACATCGACATCCCGGAGGGCGAGGAGTTCGAGACCATCGCGGGCTTCATCTTCAACCTCGCCGGCCGCCTCGTCGAGGAGGGCGAACAGATCGAGTACGACGGCGTCGAGATCCGGGTCGAGCAGGTCGAGAACACCCGGATCATGAAAGCCCGTGTCACCCGCAAGCACGAACCGGACGAACCCGAGTTCGACGAGGCCGACGGCGAAACCCAGCCCGAGACACAGCCCGAGTGA
- a CDS encoding glutathione S-transferase N-terminal domain-containing protein codes for MSDPQITLYRLQACPFCERVVRKLDEYDLDYRSRFVEPMHSDRDVVKRISGKRTVPAIVDDETGITMSESANIVDYLDRTYGNADADRARGEA; via the coding sequence ATGAGCGACCCACAGATCACACTCTATCGGCTGCAGGCGTGTCCCTTCTGTGAACGCGTCGTCCGCAAACTCGACGAGTACGACCTCGACTACCGGTCGCGGTTCGTCGAGCCGATGCACTCGGACCGTGACGTGGTCAAACGCATCTCGGGCAAGCGAACCGTGCCGGCCATCGTCGACGACGAAACCGGCATCACGATGTCGGAGAGCGCCAACATCGTCGACTACCTCGACCGTACCTACGGCAACGCCGACGCCGACCGAGCCCGAGGTGAGGCCTGA
- a CDS encoding histidine kinase N-terminal 7TM domain-containing protein: MAGAADVVGVGLASVAIPAFGLIAVASRYRGKPGVRGFVVAVVGIGCWSLATGLRALVGDPWLQFGSAVGQLTAANVTILGWALLVAEFDRRRRIGLWSKPVAAALVIPTCTVALAVTSPWHHLVYTSGTVVTASGFRQFGLGPWYPIHVVYVLTLSIGAAVVLFRELPGSSGFHRRQVTLLFLGWLVGTLGTFDFFLKYFGPWPFPPYVDVTPVGFLVGSAVWGLALFRHDLFELVPVGRQTAVETMPDAVLTADVEGRIVDANPAARSLLASDPIRKPVSVVFADYPGLLEHYRDCEERTTDVQILDDGTVRHFSATTTPIVERGHRTGTVIVLRDVSALKRREQELDRHRQVYNRIVRHNLRNELTVIRGNAQEIARRSDGRMTEFAETIRDRSDELIETSEKARRIMRIIEADSYLLTVEARTLVDSIAAEMREQYPSASIETSGPAEAWVSAHEDLEVAVRNLVENAVVHNEGTPNVEITVAQADETVEITVADDGPGIPDNEITVLDRLTETALEHSNGAGLWLVNWIVTKSDGDLDFAVTDRGTTATVTVQAATVRGEDVTDPREMAH, encoded by the coding sequence ATGGCTGGGGCTGCGGACGTGGTCGGCGTGGGGCTCGCGAGCGTCGCGATTCCGGCGTTCGGACTGATCGCCGTCGCGAGCAGGTACAGGGGCAAGCCGGGGGTGCGGGGGTTCGTCGTGGCGGTCGTCGGCATCGGCTGCTGGTCGCTGGCGACCGGCCTTCGCGCGCTGGTCGGCGACCCGTGGCTCCAGTTCGGGTCGGCGGTCGGGCAACTCACGGCCGCGAACGTGACGATCCTCGGCTGGGCGTTGCTGGTCGCGGAGTTCGACCGCCGACGCCGGATCGGACTGTGGTCGAAGCCGGTCGCGGCGGCGCTCGTGATCCCCACCTGTACGGTCGCACTCGCCGTGACCAGTCCCTGGCACCACCTGGTGTACACGAGCGGGACGGTCGTGACGGCGTCGGGATTCCGCCAGTTCGGACTCGGGCCGTGGTATCCGATCCACGTCGTCTACGTCCTGACGCTGAGTATCGGTGCCGCGGTGGTGTTGTTCCGTGAACTGCCTGGTTCGAGCGGGTTTCACCGGCGGCAAGTGACGCTGCTGTTTCTCGGGTGGCTGGTCGGCACGCTCGGCACGTTCGATTTCTTCCTCAAGTACTTCGGCCCGTGGCCGTTTCCGCCGTACGTCGACGTCACGCCGGTGGGATTCCTGGTCGGGAGCGCCGTCTGGGGGCTGGCGCTGTTCCGTCACGACCTGTTCGAGCTGGTGCCCGTCGGCCGGCAGACGGCCGTCGAAACGATGCCGGATGCGGTGCTGACGGCCGACGTCGAGGGACGGATCGTCGACGCGAACCCCGCCGCACGGTCCCTGCTCGCCTCGGACCCTATCCGGAAGCCCGTCTCGGTCGTGTTCGCCGACTATCCCGGGCTCCTCGAACACTACCGCGATTGCGAGGAGCGGACGACGGACGTGCAGATCCTCGACGACGGAACCGTCAGGCACTTCTCGGCGACGACGACGCCCATCGTCGAGCGCGGGCACCGAACCGGGACGGTGATCGTGCTACGAGACGTGAGCGCGCTGAAGCGCCGCGAGCAGGAACTCGACCGCCACAGGCAGGTCTACAACCGCATCGTGCGACACAACCTCAGGAACGAACTCACGGTTATCAGGGGAAACGCCCAGGAGATCGCCCGGCGGAGCGACGGCCGGATGACCGAGTTCGCCGAGACGATCCGCGACCGGAGCGACGAACTCATCGAGACGAGCGAGAAGGCGCGCCGCATCATGCGCATCATCGAGGCCGATAGCTACCTGCTGACGGTCGAGGCCCGGACGCTCGTCGACAGCATCGCGGCGGAGATGCGCGAGCAGTACCCGTCGGCGTCGATCGAGACGAGCGGCCCGGCCGAAGCCTGGGTCAGCGCCCACGAGGATCTCGAGGTCGCCGTGCGAAACCTCGTCGAGAACGCCGTCGTTCACAACGAGGGGACGCCGAACGTCGAGATCACGGTGGCGCAAGCCGATGAGACGGTCGAGATCACCGTCGCCGACGACGGGCCGGGCATCCCCGACAACGAGATTACCGTCCTCGACCGGCTCACGGAGACCGCCCTCGAACACAGCAACGGGGCGGGCCTCTGGCTGGTCAACTGGATCGTGACGAAATCCGACGGCGACCTCGATTTCGCGGTGACCGACCGCGGGACGACCGCCACGGTCACCGTGCAGGCTGCGACCGTCCGGGGCGAGGACGTGACGGACCCCCGTGAGATGGCCCACTGA
- a CDS encoding redoxin domain-containing protein — MGLDFEVVDLPPADHPEEGEQAPDFERPLVNAEYWEDAALSDLTEDGPVLLLFHTMDGAFPTTYLWNEVRDRGWGERDEDGNLQVVGLSISSPYEHKTTIDDRDIEDTDYRLFSDPQNGVAERYDIAHDLDGMAGVSEPRPAVFLLDAERVIQYAWVAEEWPQFPDYDEIEAAIDDL, encoded by the coding sequence ATGGGACTGGACTTCGAGGTCGTCGACCTCCCGCCCGCCGACCACCCCGAGGAAGGCGAGCAGGCCCCCGACTTCGAACGCCCGCTGGTCAACGCCGAATACTGGGAGGATGCGGCTCTCTCCGACCTGACCGAGGACGGACCCGTCCTCCTGCTCTTTCACACCATGGACGGCGCGTTCCCGACGACCTACCTGTGGAACGAGGTTCGGGATCGGGGCTGGGGCGAGCGCGACGAAGACGGCAACCTCCAGGTGGTCGGCCTGTCGATCTCCTCGCCATACGAACACAAGACGACCATCGACGACCGCGACATCGAGGACACCGACTACCGCCTGTTCTCGGACCCGCAGAACGGCGTGGCCGAGCGGTACGACATCGCCCACGACCTTGACGGGATGGCCGGCGTCAGCGAACCCAGGCCCGCGGTCTTCCTGCTCGACGCCGAGCGCGTGATCCAGTACGCTTGGGTCGCCGAGGAGTGGCCCCAGTTCCCCGACTACGACGAGATCGAAGCCGCGATCGACGACCTCTGA